The DNA region CTTCTTTTTTTATGCATTAAATTTTACAGAAAGTCATCCGGTGAATAGTTGCAGATTGCGTAATTATTTATCGGATGACTAAGTAATTCTTCAATAATTTTACTTCGATTTGTTTCCCAACAGCTCCTGAAGCTTATCTTGTAACGCTTGTTCTCTCAAACCTTTTGCAATAATTTTTCCGGTCGGATCAATTAAAAAGTTGGCTGGAATAGATTGTATGCCATACATTTTGGCAACCTCATTGCTCCATCCCTTTAAATCAGAAACATGTGTCCAGGTTAAGCTATCTGCTGCAATGGCCTTTTGCCAGGCCGCTTTCGTTGTTTTGGTGGTACCTCCATCTAACGAAACGCCTAAAACGGTAAAGCCTTTATCTTTAAATTTGTTATACGCAGCTACAACATTTGGATTCTCTTGACGGCACGGGCCACACCACGATGCCCAAAAATCTACAAGCACATATTTGCCTTTAAAATCTGAGAGTTTTACAGGCTTTCCTGCCGTATCAACTTGTGTAAAATCCATGGCCATTACGCCAACCGCAGTCTTTTTGCTTGCGTCGAACACCTGGGCAATTCTTTTACCAATGGGCGTTGTTTTAAGCTCAGGAGATAGTGCAGCAAAAGCTTTTTCTGCACCAACAGCCTGATCCGGATCGCCGGCCAACTGCCCAATGGCGCTTAAACTGATGTATGATTTAGGATTTGCGTTTGCAAATTGCAATAACAGTGCAGGCATTCCCTCCGAGGCTTTCTCGTAGCGAGCCCTCAAAGCATCCATGGTTTCCTTGTTCTGCTTTTGCTCCGTTGTGTAGCCAGCATATTCGGTATTTATCGCCATTAACTGATCGTTAACCGATTTTGTCAATGCCTTTAATTTTTTCGCATCATCATTAACTGTTGAGCCTGTAATTGTTGCATTTTTTAAAGAATCGGGGGCAGTTAACTTAATGTTTCCTGGTTCCACATAAAACGATAACCCATCTAATTTTTCACCCTGGGCCGGGCGATTAACAAAAGGATTTTTGTTCAAGTATAAACTGCCTTGTGTTGGAGCGTTTAAGCTTCCTTTAAAAGTAAAAGTACCGTTGGCTACTGTTGTAGAATCGGTTACATTTTTATCGTCGCCTTGATAAATCAGATAAACTTTGTCGCCAGTTTTTAAGCCTTTTATGTCACCGTTTAAGGTAAACGGTTTTTGCGCTAGTGCTGTCAATGGCAAAAGTGCCATTGCAGATAATAATATTTTCTTCATGAGATGAGTTAGTAGTAATAATTTCCAAGATAGGAAATATCTTTTTTTAAACGTAATTAATTGAAGTTAAATTATGTTAATTGTTCTTACAGGCAGTTGTTTGTATAAAATTATCGACGTAGTTTACAGCGCTAACTTTGAAATTGTACGGCCTTAACTTTGAAATTGTACAGCCTCAACTTTGAAATTGTACGGAAATTTTGGAGCTATTTTTAACTCAGTTTTTGATAGGTTCGCCACCACAAATCAGGCATTTCGCCATTTACTGCGGTTTGGTAATCATCATACCGGCACGGCACCAGGTGATAGCGTTCGTTTTTCGACTGGCCCGATGGATAGGGAACCTGCATCCACCAACGATCTGATTTTTTGCTTTTTACAAACATCATTTCGCCCGAGCCATCTTTCAAACTCGTTCGATAGATCATAAATTGCGATTTCGGTGTAAGCGGAAAGTCTTTCTTGCGGGCATAATAACCATCAATAAAGTACCAAACCATTTGCGCCAATAAAAAAGCAGTTTGGCCATTGTTATCATAAGCCGGATTAAACTCGTAAAAGCCAATAGAAGTGAGCTTATCATTCATTCCGGCATAACGGGCAATTCTGCAAGCTTCTTCACCATCGAAACCATTGGGCGTAGTGTTGGCATTTGCCGCCGCATCGGCCGAACGGATAGCGCCCAAATCAAAGCTAATCATGTTTGCGTTTCTTATAATTGGCTCCGTCAAGGTAATATCCTGGGCAAATTCGCCCAAACGATGAACATCAAAATAAAGCTTATCCATCATACTCAAACTCTCCTGATTTACAAAATAAGTTTGATAACCAATATTGCTATAGTTGAACAGATAATTGGGTTGGTGCAAAAAAATCTTATTTAAATAACAGTCTGATCGGGTTTGAATTCCCTCGCTTTCGTCATCGCCAATGTCAAACTGGTTATCGATTACTACAAGATCAACTTTCTGTTCCAGATCCTCGTAGCCCAAATATTGCCCATAAGTTAAATCCTGTCCTCCGCCGATAATAATCGGAACGATATCTTTTTTAATAAGTTCCGAAACAACCATTTTAAGTGCAATGTAAGTATCGGCAATGGTTGCGCCATGTTTAATGTTGCCCAAATCAACAATTCGGCTGGCGAAGGCGCCTTCGTTCAACTTATACAATTTCTCTCTAAAATAATCTGGCGCAAGTGCACAACCCTCATTATTAACCGCCCCCCGTCCATCGAGTACGCCGATGATCGCCAGATCATAAGTGTTTTCCTCAAAATCGGGAAATGATTCGGTGTAGATAGTTGCTTTTAGGCCAAGCTGACTTGTAAAAAATCCTTGCTTCGGGGTAAAGCTATCGGGGTTTAGTGGCGAAAAGAAATCCGTTAACGACATATATTTAAAACTCTCGCCTCAAATATCTATTTTTGAATGCGTATTTCCACATATAGCTACAAAAAAATAAAATGATACTGGTAACCGGAGGAACGGGATTTTTAGGGTCTGAATTAATAAAACAGTTGACCGATAAGGGCTTAGCTGTGCGGGCGCTAAAACGTGAACAATCCAAAATTCCGGCTCTGATTGCCAATAACAACTTAGTTGAGTGGTTCGTGGCCGATATAAACGAGCCGTCTGACCTGGAAGATGCTTTTGAAGGAGTTACAAAGGTGTTCCATTGTGCTGCCTTCGTATCGTTAAGTTCAAAAGATAAAAAGAGGCTTTTTCACGTTAACATCGATGGCACTTCGAACATCATCAATCTTTGTATCGAAAATAATTGCAGGCTGTTACATGTAAGTTCGGTTGCCGCCCTCGGTAACGCTAAAAAAGGCAATCAAATTACGGAAAGGGATTTTTGGGAATACGACGCCAAAGCGCATGCCTATGGGCTTTCGAAATATGAAGGCGAAATGGAGGTTTGGCGGGGAATAAACGAGGGATTGAACGCTGTTATCGTAAATCCATCGGTCATTATTGGTAAAAATGCAGGTTTTGAAGGTAGTGGGGCCATTTTTAAATTGATAAAAGACGGATTCGCTTACTATACTGATGGTGCATCGGGCTTTGTAGCTGTTGAAGATGTGGCCAGGGCAATGATTTTATTGATGGACGCGGAAATAGCGGGCGAGCGCTATATTATTTCTTCCGAAAACATTCATTATAAGGATTTATTTAAAGAGATAGCGGTTGGATTTGATGCCGAGCCACCTAAAAAAGAGGCTAAACCGTGGATGCTTGGCATAGCTTGGCGTGCCTTAAAACTCGCATCCGTTTTTACAGGTAAAGAGCCGGCGATAACAAAAGATACCGCAAAGAGCAGTGTAACATTAAGTTATTACAATAACAATAAAGTAATCGAGCAAACTGGAATTAGCTTTAAGCCCCTTGCTCAAAGTATAAAAGAAATTACCCAATTTTTAAAATAATGCCGAAACAGAAAGCTTACTACATTATCGATTTTGATAGCACATTTACCCAGGTGGAGGCACTTGATGAACTTGCCAGGATATCACTAAAAAATCATCCCGAAAAGGAAGCGATTTTTCAAAAAATTGAAGATTATACCAATTTCGCAATGGAAGGAAAGCTTTCTTTTTCAGAAAGCC from Pedobacter endophyticus includes:
- a CDS encoding formimidoylglutamase → MSLTDFFSPLNPDSFTPKQGFFTSQLGLKATIYTESFPDFEENTYDLAIIGVLDGRGAVNNEGCALAPDYFREKLYKLNEGAFASRIVDLGNIKHGATIADTYIALKMVVSELIKKDIVPIIIGGGQDLTYGQYLGYEDLEQKVDLVVIDNQFDIGDDESEGIQTRSDCYLNKIFLHQPNYLFNYSNIGYQTYFVNQESLSMMDKLYFDVHRLGEFAQDITLTEPIIRNANMISFDLGAIRSADAAANANTTPNGFDGEEACRIARYAGMNDKLTSIGFYEFNPAYDNNGQTAFLLAQMVWYFIDGYYARKKDFPLTPKSQFMIYRTSLKDGSGEMMFVKSKKSDRWWMQVPYPSGQSKNERYHLVPCRYDDYQTAVNGEMPDLWWRTYQKLS
- a CDS encoding NAD-dependent epimerase/dehydratase family protein, whose translation is MILVTGGTGFLGSELIKQLTDKGLAVRALKREQSKIPALIANNNLVEWFVADINEPSDLEDAFEGVTKVFHCAAFVSLSSKDKKRLFHVNIDGTSNIINLCIENNCRLLHVSSVAALGNAKKGNQITERDFWEYDAKAHAYGLSKYEGEMEVWRGINEGLNAVIVNPSVIIGKNAGFEGSGAIFKLIKDGFAYYTDGASGFVAVEDVARAMILLMDAEIAGERYIISSENIHYKDLFKEIAVGFDAEPPKKEAKPWMLGIAWRALKLASVFTGKEPAITKDTAKSSVTLSYYNNNKVIEQTGISFKPLAQSIKEITQFLK
- a CDS encoding TlpA disulfide reductase family protein, which translates into the protein MKKILLSAMALLPLTALAQKPFTLNGDIKGLKTGDKVYLIYQGDDKNVTDSTTVANGTFTFKGSLNAPTQGSLYLNKNPFVNRPAQGEKLDGLSFYVEPGNIKLTAPDSLKNATITGSTVNDDAKKLKALTKSVNDQLMAINTEYAGYTTEQKQNKETMDALRARYEKASEGMPALLLQFANANPKSYISLSAIGQLAGDPDQAVGAEKAFAALSPELKTTPIGKRIAQVFDASKKTAVGVMAMDFTQVDTAGKPVKLSDFKGKYVLVDFWASWCGPCRQENPNVVAAYNKFKDKGFTVLGVSLDGGTTKTTKAAWQKAIAADSLTWTHVSDLKGWSNEVAKMYGIQSIPANFLIDPTGKIIAKGLREQALQDKLQELLGNKSK